The Leptodactylus fuscus isolate aLepFus1 chromosome 5 unlocalized genomic scaffold, aLepFus1.hap2 SUPER_5_unloc_1, whole genome shotgun sequence genome includes a window with the following:
- the LOC142186343 gene encoding beta-1,3-galactosyltransferase 5-like, with product MRRINFLVSSGLLSAIIFLTYRWIDWSDLIVFHSLPETPDVTVMTPVVRQSVTLNDGEYDYHLSLSRFQAEFPYLQTYQCSLMLHPPVAPYDDSDLLLIIMAIKSHPGSGRKRFAVRQTWAKEQELKGYKIRRLFLLGKTKLSGEMELLKVESATYRDILQWDMMEGHHNLSLKERCFLEWLHHNVPEVDYIFKGDDDEFVNTELVVDLIMEFGSPYIVHGFHQHRPPVMRDTKYNISKSLYPLKNYPGFVSGGGFIFSGPSVPRLYNVSCIMPVFPLDDVYFGFLALGSNLTYRHDSRFHVHGLKYDVCRYKEAIVVHGIGPDQLTQIWIEVNEKKCEKEEKLKR from the exons ATGAGACGTATAAACTTCCTGGTCAGTTCTGGACTACTCTCTGCCATCATTTTCCTGACCTATAGATGGATAGATTGGTCGGACCTCATTGTATTTCATTCTCTTCCTGAGACACCCGATGTGACTGTCATGACTCCGGTGGTGAGACAGTCGGTGACTCTTAATGATGGAGAATATGATTATCACTTGAGTCTCTCCAGGTTCCAGGCGGAGTTCCCGTACCTCCAGACCTACCAGTGCTCACTGATGCTCCATCCTCCAGTAGCGCCATACGATGACAGTGACTTACTGCTCATAATTATGGCCATAAAGTCCCATCCAGGATCTGGGCGCAAGAGGTTTGCAGTACGACAGACTTGGGCCAAAGAGCAAGAACTGAAAGGCTACAAGATAAGACGACTCTTTCTTTTGGGGAAGACTAAGTTGTCAGGAGAAATGGAGTTGTTGAAGGTTGAGAGCGCCACATACAGGGATATCCTACAATGGGACATGATGGAGGGACATCACAACTTGTCTCTGAAGGAACGATGCTTCCTGGAGTGGCTGCACCACAATGTCCCCGAAGTGGATTATATATtcaaag GTGATGATGATGAGTTTGTGAACACTGAGCTGGTTGTTGATCTTATTATGGAATTTGGTTCtccatatatagtccatggtttcCATCAGCATCGTCCTCCTGTAATGCGTGACACCAAATACAACATCTCTAAATCTCTCTACCCATTGAAAAATTACCCCGGCTTTGTATCTGGTGGAGGCTTCATCTTCTCAGGACCTTCGGTGCCCCGTCTATATAATGTCTCCTGTATTATGCCGGTTTTCCCATTGGACGATGTTTACTTTGGATTTTTGGCTTTGGGATCAAATTTAACTTACAGACACGACTCTCGTTTCCATGTTCACGGGTTGAAGTATGACGTGTGCAGGTACAAGGAGGCGATTGTTGTACATGGAATAGGCCCAGACCAACTGACCCAGATATGGATAGAGGTGAACGAGAAGAAGTGTGAGAAGGAAGAAAAACTGAAGAGGTAA
- the SRRT gene encoding serrate RNA effector molecule homolog — MGDSDDEYDRRRRDKFRRERSDYDRSREREERRRDDWSDREWDRGRERRSRGEYRDYDRSRRERFSPPRHEMSPPQKRMRRDWDDHSSDPYHSGYDMQYSGSSGAPSYGPPQPWAHPDMHVMQHHGIPIQARLGNLHDVDMGTPAPVMKTFKEFLLSLEDSVDETEAVRRYNEYKMEFRRQQMQDFFLAHKDEEWFRSKYHPDEVGRHRQESQAALRNRLNAFLYLMENSWLNDITLDMEKAPAIIKVLDAAVIKMEGGTEIDLKILDEEEEQAKREAAKKEEVRATEGQSKPPEEKEAAPKTDPEKEPEVEEKPPKPEEEEERKVEKEEPERESRKSSKRKRKRSGDSDDGSDSESGSGSEPGSPKPESQGQNGREESPKKEEEEDEKQKEKPKEEAVKPRPLHKTCSLFIRNVAPNISKAEITALCKRYPGFLRVALSDPQPERRFLRKGYVTFDRGVNIKEICWNLQNIRLRECELSPVVNRELSWRIRHVNGITQHRPILRNDIKLAARLIHALDERGQLWKETQDGEEVAAQNPILKNITDYLIDEVSAEEEDLLWGAGRTAGAEPPKEGNPTEVSVERDEKLIKVLDKLLLYLRIVHSVDYYITCDYPSEDEMPTRCGIMHMRGPLPPNRVSHRDVADWQKSFEEKLAPLFAVRETLSEEEAIKVGKKDPEQEVEKFVTANTQELGKEKWLCPLSGKKFKGPEFVRKHIFNKHGEKIEEVKKEVAFFNNFLMDSKRPALPEVKPIQAPVAGQGLAPGLLYPHQGPQALLPYGQPRPPVLGYGGAPQFPPNPYGAGRGYDAFRGQGGGYPGKPRSRMMRGDPRSIIEYRDLDAPEDVDFF; from the exons atgggtgacagcgaTGATGAGTACGATCGCAGGCGAAGGGACAAGTTCAGGAGGGAGAGAAGTGACTATGACCGATCCCGTGAACGAGAGGAGAGGCGAAGAGACGACTGGAGCGACAG GGAatgggacagaggaagagagcGGAGGAGCCGCGGAGAATACAGAGACTACGACCGCAGCCGCAGAGAGAGATTCTCTCCTCCGCGACACGAGATGAGCCCGCCCCAGAAACGGATGAGACGAGACTG GGATGACCACAGCTCAGACCCGTATCACAGCGGCTATGACATGCAGTACTCCGGCTCGTCGGGAGCCCCCTCGTACGGCCCGCCACAGCCCTGGGCCCATCCAGACATGCACGTCATGCAGCATCATGGGATCCCCATACAAGCCAG GCTGGGAAACCTGCATGACGTGGATATGGGCACCCCGGCTCCAGTCATGAAGACCTTTAAGGAGTTCCTGCTTTCCCTGGAGGACTCTGTGGATGAGACGGAGGCCGTCCGCCGCTACAACGAGTACAAGATGGAGTTTAGGCGCCAGCAGATGCAGGACTTCTTCCTGGCACATAAAGACGAGGAGTG GTTCCGATCCAAGTATCACCCGGATGAGGTTGGACGTCACCGGCAGGAATCTCAGGCGGCGCTGCGCAACAGACTCAACGCCTTCTTGTACCTGATGGAGAACTCTTGGCTAAATGACATCACGCTGGACATGGAGAAGGCGCCCGCCATCATCAAAGTCCTGGACGCAG CTGTCATAAAGATGGAAGGAGGAACAGAAATTGACCTGAAGATCCTGGATGAGGAGGAAGAACAGGCAAAGCGTGAGGCTGCCAAGAAAGAGGAGGTTCGAGCCACTGAGGGGCAGTCTAAGCCTCCAGAAGAGAAGGAGGCTGCGCCTAAG ACTGATCCAGAAAAGGAGCCCGAAGTGGAAGAGAAACCTCCGAAaccagaggaggaggaagagaggaAAGTGGAGAAGGAGGAGCCAGAGCGAGAGAGCAGGAAG TCTAGTAAAAGAAAAAGGAAGCGGAGTGGAGACAGCGATGATGGCAGCGACTCTGAGTCGGGGTCTGGTTCTGAGCCTGGAAGTCCCAAACCAGAGAGTCAAGGGCAAAATGGGCGAG AAGAGTCTCCcaaaaaggaagaggaggaggacgagaaaCAGAAGGAGAAGCCCAAGGAGGAAGCTGTGAAACCGCGACCGTTACATAAGACCTGCTCACTCTTTATACGAAATGTCGCCCCCAACATCTCAAAGGCTGAAATCACAGCG ctctgtaaGAGATATCCCGGCTTCCTGCGGGTGGCGCTATCTGATCCTCAACCTGAAAGAAG GTTTCTGCGGAAAGGTTATGTGACGTTTGATCGTGGTGTGAACATTAAGGAGATCTGCTGGAATCTTCAGAATATCCGG CTTCGTGAGTGTGAGCTGAGCCCTGTGGTGAACAGAGAGCTGTCCTGGAGGATCCGACACGTGAACGGCATCACCCAGCACCGACCCATCCTGCGCAACGACATCAAGCTGGCGGCTCGGCTCATCCACGCCCTGGATGAGAGGGGGCAGCTATGGAAGGAGACACAGGACGGGGAG GAAGTTGCTGCCCAGAATCCCATACTGAAGAACATCACAGATTACCTCATCGATGAGGTCAGCGCGGAGGAGGAGGATCTGCTGTGGGGGGCCGGGCGGACGGCGGGAGCGGAGCCTCCGAAAGAAGGGAACCCCACCGAGGTCAGCGTGGAGAGAGATGAGAAGCTCATTAAG GTCCTGGACAAGCTCCTCCTCTACCTGCGCATCGTTCACTCTGTCGATTATTACATCACCTGCGACTACCCCAGCGAGGACGAGATGCCGACGCGCTGCGGGATCATGCACATGCGAGGACCCCTACCACCCAACCGGGTCTCCCACCGAGATG TGGCGGACTGGCAGAAGTCGTTTGAGGAGAAGCTGGCGCCCCTCTTTGCTGTACGCGAGACTCTCTCCGAGGAGGAGGCCATTAAGGTTGGGAAGAAGGACCCGGAACAGGaagtggagaagtttgtaacggCCAACACCCAGGAGTTGGGCAAGGAGAAGTGGCTGTGCCCACTGAGCGGCAAGAAGTTCAAG GGGCCGGAGTTTGTCCGTAAGCACATCTTCAATAAACACGGAGAGAAGATCGAAGAGGTCAAGAAGGAGGTGGCCTTCTTTAATAATTTCCTGATGGACAGCAAGCGCCCCGCACTGCCTGAGGTCAAACCCATCCAGGCCCCTGTGGCTGGGCAAG GTTTGGCCCCAGGGCTCTTGTATCCTCACCAGGGGCCTCAGGCTCTCCTGCCTTACGGTCAGCCGCGCCCCCCAGTTCTGGGGTATGGAG gagcccCGCAGTTCCCTCCCAATCCTTATGGCGCTGGACGTGGATATGATGCGTTTAGGGGCCAGGGTGGAGGCTACCCAGGCAAACCCCGCAGCCG GATGATGAGAGGAGACCCTCGCTCTATTATTGAGTACAGAGACCTGGACGCTCCAGAAGATGTGGATTTCTTTTAG
- the LOC142186345 gene encoding TSC22 domain family protein 4-like produces the protein MSGGKKRSGFQITSVTTDYQPTSPLSPGPAERSPSPSLPNGPRSPPTSRFRLVRLDQGPLGGGRKYEKGRWTCVDFYNLEVGAQHRAGAGHSLDSGLPRSTPASPLLLSPGAGTKGQQAPRSQGAPIFGAVMDKEPTAKLSPPPRLLSPPTTPHTEGRPSRPVSDVFNERLLLARSVFSIGDENESDSTAHSMGAIDNKIEQAMDLVKTHLLFAVREEVEALREQIKDLTERNGVLEHENSLLRTLATPQQLSELSARIQASRKPL, from the exons ATGAGTGGAGGGAAGAAGCGGAGCGGTTTCCAGATCACCAGTGTGACCACTGACTACCAGCCGACCTCCCCCCTCTCCCCAGGCCCTGCAGAGCGCTCTCCATCCCCTTCATTGCCCAATGGACCTCGGTCCCCTCCCACCTCCCGCTTTCGGTTGGTACGGTTAGACCAGGGTCCGCTGGGTGGAGGGCGCAAGTATGAGAAGGGGCGCTGGACCTGTGTGGACTTTTACAACCTGGAGGTGGGGGCCCAGCACAGGGCGGGGGCCGGACACTCCCTAGACTCAGGCCTCCCCAGGTCTACTCCGGCCAGTCCCTTACTACTCTCACCAGGTGCGGGGACCAAGGGGCAGCAAGCTCCTAGGTCACAAGGGGCCCCTATATTTGGTGCAGTGATGGACAAGGAGCCAACAGCTAAG CTGTCTCCTCCCCCACGTCTGCTGTCACCACCCACCACGCCGCACACCGAGGGTCGCCCCAGCCGGCCGGTCTCTGATGTCTTCAATGAACGTCTCCTCCTGGCCCGATCTGTGTTCAGTATCGGAGATGAGAATGAGAGTGACAG CACCGCGCACAGCATGGGGGCCATAGACAACAAGATCGAGCAGGCTATG GATTTGGTGAAGACTCATCTCCTCTTTGCTGTCCGTGAGGAGGTGGAGGCGTTACGGGAACAGATTAAGGACCTTACGGAGAGGAATGGCGTCCTGGAGCATGAGAACAGTCTTCTGCGCACACTCGCCACGCCGCAGCAACTGTCCGAACTCAGCGCACGCATCCAGGCCTCTAGGAAACCGCTGTGA